A single genomic interval of Corallococcus exiguus harbors:
- a CDS encoding FadR/GntR family transcriptional regulator, with the protein MGMERRGLVAYVEAQIERDIALGRLHPSGQFGSEAKLARRYEVCRGTIREALRRLAARGLVVQRPGRKTRAVALDESLTLENLGLALHDASNPDARWLLEGYFSLKRQVLVELLADCCAKASDLDLDRLGSTCYQLQDAARWESGETCAQAEFELLRHAARVAARPGHVLLVQSLQRAFLGG; encoded by the coding sequence ATGGGGATGGAACGGCGAGGACTCGTGGCCTATGTGGAGGCGCAAATCGAGCGCGATATCGCGCTGGGGCGGCTGCACCCGAGCGGGCAATTCGGCTCCGAAGCGAAGCTGGCGCGCCGCTATGAGGTGTGTCGGGGCACCATCCGCGAGGCGCTGCGGCGGCTGGCGGCACGGGGGCTGGTGGTTCAGCGCCCCGGACGCAAGACTCGCGCGGTGGCGTTGGATGAGTCGCTGACGCTGGAGAATCTGGGGCTGGCGCTGCATGACGCGAGCAACCCGGATGCCCGGTGGCTTCTGGAGGGCTACTTCAGCCTCAAGCGGCAGGTGCTGGTGGAGCTGCTGGCCGACTGCTGCGCGAAGGCCTCGGACCTCGACCTGGACCGGCTGGGGAGCACGTGCTACCAGCTCCAGGACGCGGCGCGCTGGGAGTCGGGGGAAACCTGCGCGCAGGCCGAGTTCGAGTTGCTGCGGCATGCGGCGCGGGTGGCGGCGCGTCCCGGGCACGTGCTCCTCGTTCAGTCCCTGCAGCGGGCATTCCTGGGAGG
- a CDS encoding chemotaxis protein CheB, translating into MPTPRPAPPAGRVDAIVIGASAGGVDVLTQILPALPTNFRPAVLVVLHLPRKLPSLLPEVFTARCTLPVHEATDKQPVQPGTIYFAPPNYHLLVDRDAKGPLLALSMDAPVHFSRPAIDVLFESAAAVYGPRLGGVILTGANADGALGLQAVKRRGGVTLVQAPNIAIARSPAMPQAAVAAGPVDFVLPLEQMPAVFRAWGDGGAI; encoded by the coding sequence ATGCCCACTCCGCGCCCCGCTCCGCCCGCTGGCCGCGTCGACGCCATCGTCATTGGTGCGTCCGCGGGAGGGGTGGATGTCCTGACACAAATCCTGCCCGCGCTGCCCACGAACTTCCGGCCCGCGGTCCTCGTCGTCCTGCACCTGCCGCGCAAACTCCCCAGCCTGCTGCCGGAGGTCTTCACCGCCCGGTGCACGCTGCCGGTGCACGAGGCGACGGACAAGCAGCCTGTCCAGCCCGGGACCATCTACTTCGCGCCACCCAACTACCACCTGCTCGTGGACCGGGACGCGAAGGGGCCGTTGCTCGCGCTGTCCATGGACGCCCCCGTCCACTTCTCCCGCCCCGCCATCGACGTGCTCTTCGAATCCGCCGCGGCCGTCTATGGCCCACGCCTGGGCGGCGTCATCCTTACGGGCGCCAACGCGGACGGGGCGCTGGGGCTCCAGGCGGTGAAACGGCGGGGCGGCGTCACCCTGGTGCAGGCCCCCAACATCGCTATCGCTCGCTCGCCTGCCATGCCCCAGGCAGCCGTCGCGGCAGGGCCGGTGGATTTCGTGCTGCCTCTTGAACAGATGCCCGCCGTCTTCCGGGCATGGGGAGATGGCGGTGCTATCTGA
- a CDS encoding CheR family methyltransferase, producing MHDVATKEFDIELRLLLEALYLKYHYDFRGYAESSLKRRLAQAAERLDCATLSQLQDRMLHEPALFPVLLDYLTVQVSELFRDPSYFRGLREHVVPVLRTYPSLKVWVAGCSTGEEAWSLAILLREEGLLERTLIYATDINPTALQRAEAGVYAVDRIASFTQNHRLSGARTSLSDYYTAAYGGAVFDRSLKGHIVFSDHSLATDSVFAEVQLLSCRNVLIYFNRELQERALGLFAESLCHKGFLGLGARESLRFSSHEASFTPVVPEDRLYQKR from the coding sequence ATGCACGACGTGGCGACGAAGGAGTTCGACATCGAGCTGCGGCTGCTGCTCGAGGCGCTCTACCTGAAATACCACTACGACTTCCGCGGCTACGCGGAGTCCTCCCTCAAGCGCCGGCTGGCCCAGGCCGCCGAGCGCCTCGACTGCGCCACCCTGTCCCAGCTCCAGGACCGGATGCTGCACGAACCCGCGCTGTTCCCCGTGCTGCTGGACTACCTCACCGTGCAGGTGAGCGAGCTGTTCCGCGACCCGTCCTACTTCCGCGGCCTGCGCGAGCACGTGGTGCCGGTGCTGCGCACCTATCCGTCCCTCAAGGTCTGGGTCGCGGGGTGCAGCACGGGGGAAGAGGCCTGGTCGCTCGCCATCCTGCTGCGTGAGGAGGGGCTGCTGGAGCGCACGCTCATCTACGCCACGGACATCAACCCCACCGCGCTCCAGCGAGCGGAGGCCGGGGTGTACGCGGTGGACCGCATCGCGTCCTTCACCCAGAACCACCGGCTGTCCGGCGCGCGCACGTCGCTGTCGGACTACTACACCGCCGCGTACGGCGGCGCGGTGTTCGACCGGTCGCTCAAGGGCCACATCGTCTTCTCGGACCACAGCCTGGCCACCGACAGCGTCTTCGCGGAGGTGCAGCTCCTGTCGTGCCGCAATGTGCTCATCTACTTCAACCGCGAACTCCAGGAGCGCGCGCTGGGATTGTTCGCGGAATCGCTCTGTCACAAGGGGTTCCTGGGCCTGGGGGCGCGCGAGTCTCTGCGCTTCTCCTCGCACGAGGCCTCGTTCACCCCCGTCGTCCCCGAGGATAGGCTCTACCAGAAGCGATAG
- a CDS encoding hybrid sensor histidine kinase/response regulator, which translates to MAVLSDLSVLSKEPLPVASRVKCLLVDDLEENLLALSAVLRRDDVEVHCARSGAEALELLLRHEFALALVDVQMPEMDGFELAELMRGSERTRDVPIIFVTAGGGDPWRTFKGYEAGAVDFLFKPLEAHALRGKAEVFFQMHRQKQQLAQQLDTLAETLRLNEMFTAVLGHDLRNPLSAILTAADLLQRRSEDEAVKKTASRMMTAGKRMSRMIEDVLDLARARLAGGIPLRRGETDFGQLVQRMVQEHQTSWPRHRIEVRQDGDLVGDWDADRLAQVASNLIGNALQHGDAAEPVRILVDGTRDHALHFTITNVGVIPAHLMPFLFDPFRGGQQRRGRGEGLGLGLYIVQQIIHAHQGGVEVLSGSGPYTEFRVELPRKGMDVVKL; encoded by the coding sequence ATGGCGGTGCTATCTGACCTGTCCGTCCTCAGCAAGGAGCCCCTGCCCGTGGCTTCCCGGGTGAAGTGCCTGCTCGTCGATGACCTGGAGGAGAATCTCCTGGCGCTCTCCGCCGTGCTGCGGCGTGACGACGTGGAGGTGCACTGCGCCCGCTCCGGCGCGGAGGCACTGGAGCTGCTGTTGCGTCACGAGTTCGCGCTCGCGCTCGTGGACGTGCAGATGCCGGAGATGGACGGCTTCGAATTGGCGGAGCTGATGCGCGGCTCAGAGCGCACCCGCGACGTGCCCATCATCTTCGTCACCGCCGGCGGTGGCGACCCCTGGCGCACCTTCAAGGGCTACGAGGCCGGCGCGGTGGACTTCCTCTTCAAGCCGCTGGAAGCCCACGCGCTGCGCGGCAAGGCGGAGGTCTTCTTCCAGATGCATCGCCAGAAGCAGCAGCTGGCGCAGCAGCTGGACACGCTCGCGGAGACGCTGCGCCTCAACGAGATGTTCACCGCGGTGCTGGGCCACGACCTGAGGAACCCCCTCTCCGCCATCCTCACCGCGGCGGACCTGCTCCAGCGCCGCTCGGAAGACGAGGCCGTGAAGAAGACGGCCTCGCGGATGATGACCGCCGGCAAGCGCATGAGCCGGATGATTGAAGACGTGCTGGACCTGGCGCGCGCGCGGCTGGCGGGCGGGATTCCGCTGCGCCGGGGAGAGACGGACTTCGGGCAGCTGGTGCAGCGCATGGTGCAGGAGCACCAGACGTCATGGCCCCGCCACCGCATCGAGGTGCGGCAGGACGGAGACCTCGTGGGGGACTGGGACGCGGACCGGCTGGCGCAGGTGGCCTCCAACCTCATCGGCAACGCGCTCCAGCACGGCGACGCCGCGGAACCGGTGCGCATCCTCGTGGACGGCACGCGCGACCACGCCCTGCACTTCACCATCACCAACGTGGGCGTCATCCCCGCCCACCTGATGCCCTTCCTCTTCGACCCGTTCCGCGGCGGCCAGCAACGCCGGGGCCGGGGCGAGGGCCTGGGCCTGGGGCTCTACATCGTCCAGCAGATCATCCACGCGCATCAGGGCGGCGTGGAGGTGCTCTCCGGCAGCGGGCCCTACACGGAGTTCCGCGTGGAGCTGCCGCGCAAGGGCATGGACGTCGTCAAGCTGTAG
- a CDS encoding response regulator has protein sequence MSPPRVKDAPRVERFGPALPPSTFTGFAVATLAVLAIALLSYRTLKTRAATGEMVTHTLTVAAKLEEVLSTVNDAETGQRGFLLTGAESYLSPYSLAKKTLPEQLAELRGLIADSAVQQQRLDRLEGAVTEKLAELQETVDLQLRGEGRQAIAVVKEDSGFAAMRTIRATVEEMELEERALLTSRYGEFQASANLALAVTLSGSVLLFALLGIAAYTAARDFRARAIESWLQTAQTELGVRMQGDQRMDRLGDNILRVLADTLDAQVGALYVADTTRHFRRVAGHALPADLAARHDTLAPGEGLAGQAIKDGRACHLRDVPEGYLPISSGLARGRPRHVLIAPAQVDGQVNAVVELGFLHPVHPSHLELLQQVSDAIGVAVRASLDRTRLEQLLEETQRQAEELQAQQEELRVSNEEIEEQSRVLKESQARLLNQQAELEQTNAQLEAQAHLLENQRDDLALAQVTLTEKASELERTHRYKGEFLANMSHELRTPLNSSLILAKLLADNKEGNLTAEQVKFAQTIGSAGNDLLALINDILDLSRIEAGRVDVQLESVGLQPFVENLGRTFQPMAAQKGLRFTTTVAPGVPPTLETDPQRLGQVLKNLLANAFKFTDSGEVTLTVAAEGPGRVTFSVRDSGIGIPGELQGLIFEAFRQADGSTHRKYGGTGLGLSISRDLARLLGGDVTVRSAPGEGSTFTVTLPLRPGPPAPAVREQFPAPPPVPVQPVATPRPTPAPPPSLEDDRERLTSGSRVLLVVEDDARFALILRDLARELGFQCILAATATDGLEAALGHAPHAIILDMNLPDHSGLTVLDQLKRNPRTRHIPVHVVSAADPTREALELGAVGIALKPVQREQLLDVFRTLETKSAPGPRRVLVLEDDARQRESIQKLLAAEDVEVEGVATAHDALQRLREHTFDCMVMDLHLPDLSGQELLERMAAEEAVSFPPVIVYTGHTLSRDEEQQLRRFSRSIIIKGVRSPERLLDEVTLFLHQVESRLPPEHQRMLQAARDRESTLEGRRILVVEDDVRNIFALSSVLEPRGAKVEIARNGKEALALLTKSLAQPQLAVDLVLMDIMMPEMDGLTATREIRKQEAWRKLPIIALTAKAMRDDQEKCLQAGANDYIAKPLDVEKLLSLLRVWMPKG, from the coding sequence ATGAGCCCGCCCCGCGTGAAGGATGCTCCGCGCGTCGAGCGCTTCGGACCGGCGCTTCCCCCTTCCACGTTCACCGGATTCGCCGTGGCGACGCTGGCCGTGCTCGCCATCGCACTGCTCTCCTACCGCACGCTCAAGACGCGCGCGGCCACGGGCGAGATGGTGACGCATACGCTCACCGTCGCGGCGAAGCTGGAGGAGGTGCTGTCCACCGTGAATGACGCGGAGACCGGGCAGCGCGGCTTCCTCCTCACGGGCGCGGAGAGCTACCTCAGCCCCTACTCCCTCGCGAAGAAGACGCTGCCGGAGCAGCTCGCGGAGCTTCGCGGACTCATCGCCGACAGCGCCGTGCAGCAACAGCGGTTGGACCGGCTGGAGGGCGCGGTCACGGAGAAGCTGGCGGAGCTGCAGGAGACCGTGGACCTGCAACTGCGCGGTGAGGGCCGGCAGGCCATCGCCGTGGTGAAGGAGGACAGCGGCTTCGCCGCCATGCGCACCATCCGCGCCACCGTGGAGGAAATGGAACTGGAGGAGCGCGCGCTGCTCACGAGCCGGTACGGGGAGTTCCAGGCGTCCGCCAACCTGGCCCTCGCCGTCACCCTGAGCGGCTCCGTGCTGCTGTTCGCGCTGCTGGGCATCGCCGCGTATACCGCCGCGCGCGACTTCCGGGCCCGCGCCATCGAGTCGTGGCTCCAGACCGCCCAGACCGAACTCGGCGTGCGCATGCAGGGCGACCAGCGCATGGACCGGCTGGGAGACAACATCCTGCGCGTCCTCGCCGACACGCTCGACGCCCAGGTAGGCGCACTCTACGTCGCGGACACGACGCGCCACTTCCGCCGCGTCGCGGGCCACGCGCTTCCTGCGGACCTGGCTGCGCGGCATGACACGCTGGCTCCCGGCGAAGGACTGGCCGGACAGGCCATCAAGGACGGCCGGGCCTGCCACCTGCGCGACGTGCCCGAAGGCTACCTGCCCATCTCCTCCGGACTGGCTCGGGGCCGTCCGCGCCACGTGCTCATCGCGCCCGCCCAGGTGGACGGACAGGTCAACGCGGTCGTGGAGCTGGGCTTCCTGCACCCGGTGCACCCGTCGCACCTGGAGCTGCTCCAGCAGGTGTCGGACGCCATCGGCGTCGCGGTGCGCGCCTCGCTCGACCGCACCCGCCTGGAACAACTCCTGGAAGAGACGCAGCGCCAGGCAGAGGAGCTCCAGGCCCAGCAGGAGGAGCTGCGCGTCTCCAACGAAGAGATTGAAGAACAGAGCCGCGTCCTCAAGGAGTCCCAGGCGCGACTGCTGAACCAGCAGGCGGAACTGGAGCAAACCAACGCCCAGTTGGAGGCCCAGGCGCACCTCTTGGAGAACCAGCGCGACGACCTGGCCCTGGCACAGGTCACGCTTACGGAGAAGGCCTCGGAGCTGGAGCGCACCCACCGCTACAAGGGCGAGTTCCTGGCCAACATGAGCCACGAGCTGCGCACGCCGCTCAACAGCTCGCTCATCCTCGCGAAGCTGCTGGCGGACAACAAGGAGGGCAACCTCACCGCCGAACAGGTGAAGTTCGCGCAGACCATAGGCTCCGCGGGCAACGACCTGCTCGCCCTCATCAATGACATCCTGGACCTGTCGCGCATCGAGGCGGGCCGCGTGGACGTGCAGTTGGAATCAGTGGGCCTCCAGCCCTTCGTGGAGAACCTGGGCCGCACCTTCCAGCCCATGGCCGCGCAGAAGGGTCTGCGCTTCACCACCACCGTCGCGCCGGGCGTGCCCCCCACGCTGGAGACGGATCCCCAGCGGCTGGGCCAGGTGCTCAAGAACCTGCTCGCCAACGCCTTCAAGTTCACGGACTCCGGCGAGGTGACCCTCACCGTCGCCGCAGAGGGCCCGGGGCGCGTGACGTTCAGCGTGCGCGACTCCGGCATCGGCATTCCGGGCGAGCTCCAGGGGCTCATCTTCGAGGCCTTCCGGCAGGCCGACGGCAGCACCCACCGCAAGTACGGCGGCACCGGCCTGGGCCTGTCCATCTCCCGCGACCTGGCGCGGCTGCTGGGCGGCGACGTCACCGTGCGCAGCGCGCCGGGCGAGGGCAGCACCTTCACCGTCACCCTCCCCCTTCGCCCGGGCCCCCCCGCACCCGCGGTTCGCGAGCAGTTCCCCGCGCCGCCCCCAGTCCCCGTCCAGCCCGTGGCCACGCCCCGCCCGACGCCGGCCCCGCCCCCTAGCCTGGAGGACGACCGCGAGCGGCTCACCTCCGGCTCGCGGGTGCTGCTGGTGGTGGAGGACGACGCCCGCTTCGCCCTCATCCTGCGCGACCTGGCGCGCGAGCTGGGCTTCCAGTGCATCCTGGCCGCCACCGCCACGGATGGACTGGAGGCCGCGCTCGGCCACGCGCCCCATGCCATCATCCTGGACATGAACCTGCCGGACCACTCCGGCCTCACGGTGTTGGATCAGCTCAAGCGCAATCCGCGCACGCGCCACATCCCGGTGCACGTGGTGTCCGCGGCGGACCCGACGCGTGAGGCACTGGAGCTGGGCGCGGTGGGCATCGCGCTCAAGCCCGTGCAGCGCGAGCAACTGCTGGACGTCTTCCGCACGCTGGAGACGAAGTCCGCGCCGGGCCCCCGCCGGGTGCTGGTGCTGGAGGACGACGCCCGTCAGCGCGAGAGCATCCAGAAGCTGCTGGCGGCGGAAGACGTGGAGGTGGAGGGCGTCGCCACCGCGCACGACGCGCTCCAGCGGCTTCGCGAGCACACCTTCGACTGCATGGTGATGGACCTGCACCTGCCGGACCTGAGCGGCCAGGAACTCCTGGAGCGCATGGCCGCCGAGGAGGCCGTCTCCTTCCCTCCCGTCATCGTCTACACCGGCCACACGCTCAGCCGCGACGAGGAGCAGCAGCTGCGCCGCTTCTCACGCTCCATCATCATCAAGGGCGTGCGCTCCCCGGAGCGCCTGTTGGACGAGGTGACGCTGTTCCTGCACCAGGTGGAGTCGCGCCTGCCACCGGAGCACCAGCGCATGCTCCAGGCCGCTCGCGACCGCGAGTCCACGCTGGAGGGCCGCCGCATCCTCGTGGTGGAGGACGACGTGCGGAACATCTTCGCCCTCTCCAGCGTGCTGGAGCCCCGGGGCGCGAAGGTGGAGATCGCCCGCAACGGCAAGGAGGCCCTGGCCCTGCTCACGAAGAGCCTGGCCCAGCCCCAGCTCGCGGTGGACCTGGTGCTGATGGACATCATGATGCCGGAGATGGATGGCCTCACCGCCACGCGCGAAATCCGCAAGCAGGAGGCCTGGCGCAAGCTGCCCATCATCGCGCTCACCGCGAAGGCCATGCGCGACGACCAGGAGAAGTGCCTCCAGGCGGGCGCCAACGACTACATCGCCAAGCCGCTCGACGTGGAGAAGCTGCTGTCGCTCCTGCGCGTCTGGATGCCCAAGGGGTGA